Within Pseudomonas alloputida, the genomic segment GGTGCTGACCACCACGAAGGCATCATCGATACGGTTGGCAGCGAACACGCCGGCATCCATCCACACCAGAGAACCACTGGCGTCGGCCCAGCGGGTCATCTCGCCGCTGCTGCCATACGTACCGGCCTGCAATTGCACCGATTGCAGGCGCCAGGTGACGTCGGCCTGGCGATAGGCATCACGGTCGCTGCCTGCGGCATAGCCCAGGTTGTAACCGACGCCGACACCGGCTGGCACCGCACGGCTGTAGTTGACCCGTTGCAGGGTCTCGCCTTCATTGCTGCGTTCCATGCTCAGCGCCAGGGTGCCGTGCAGGTCGAACGGGATCACCAGCTGCGCCTGCACCGCCCACTGGCTGTCCCCCACTTCACGGTTGGCCGAGAGGTACACACTGCTGCTGCCCCACAGCGGCTTGCTGTAGCTCAGGTTGATCAACCGGGTACGCGTACCGTCACCGGCGCGCACATCGAAGTAGCCAGCGCCAATGCTGCCGTACTCGTTCAGGTTGACACTGAGGGTGACCTGTTCGCTGCTTTTGCTCAGTTGCATGTCCGGGGAGACCACCCGGCTCAGGTCGGCATAATCGCCATGGCGTTGCAGGCGTTGGTAACCGAAGCCGATGCGCTGGCTGTTGTATTGGTAGCCAAGGGCGACCTGGTGGCCCTTGTCGCCCTCGAACCGGCTTTGCGCCAAGGCAGCGTTGAGCACGCCGAAGTTGCCCACGCGCATGTTGCCGCCCAGCCCACCCAGCATCAGCGACTCCGCCGTTTCGGCGTGGGTTTCCAGGGTGAACATGTCACTGAGCCCATAGCGCAGGCTGCCCGAGGCAATACCCGGCCCATAGCTGAAATCGCGTACACCGTAATCACGGCGCAGGCTGCCGGCGGCCACCGAGTAGTCCGACAGGCCCTTCTGCAGCAGGCTGCTGGTGACGTAGAACGGCAAGGTGGTCGACACCTGCCGGCCAAGGGCATCAGTGGTGACCACCACCGCCTCCCCGACACCGTTGATGAACGGCACGTTGGTGAGGGTGTACGGGCCTGGCTGCAGTTCAGTGGTGCTGGACTTGAAACCGTTGATGAACAGGTCGAGCGACGTCGGCACCGCCGCTTCGCCGGCGAACGCAGGCAACGGGTAAGTGACAAGATCCGGACGCGCCGCGAAGTCGCGTGACAGCTGCACTCCGCCCACCCGTACCGAACTGCTCCAGGGCAAGGCGCCCGTCACGAAGTCACCGGCTTCGTAGGTCAGCAGGCGCTGCTCGTCTGTAAAGCGCCAGGTGGTGTCGTAACGCATGAAGCCACGGCGGGTATCGTCCGCCTGTGCGCCCTTGAAAGACTGACGCCACTGCCCGGTACTGGAAAAGGTACCCCAGCTGTCGAACAGGCGCAGCTCGTTCCAGGCGGCCAGGTAGGTACCGCCTTCATCGGTGTCGTTGATATACAGGTCGTAGTTGAACAAGGCGCCGAAACTGCTGCGCGCATCGCTGGCCGGGTAAAGGTTGCGATCACCCACTTGCTGTTCTGGCAACCAGGCTGGCGGCACCTGCAGCAGCAGGCGCTGGTTCTGACTGTCGTAGTCGGTGTGCAGCCCCGCGATGCTGTCCAGGGCCACCTCCCCCTGGGGGTTGCCCGGCAGCGAGACGCCGGCTGCACGCAATACGTCGCTGTCCAGGTACAACCGCCCGGCCCGCTGCTGCACCGGTATCAGGTCAACCCTGGGCATCTGGTTCACCACCAGGTCGAGGTAAAGGGTGGCCTCGGCGATGGCGGACATCTCCGTGGGCGGTGGGGGCAAGTCGTCGGCCAGTACCAGCGCGGGGCTGACCATGGCCAGCCCCAGGCACCAGCGGCACGTCGTCGCCGGGAGCCATTTCACACACGGTTTCCAACCATTGCCGGGTCCTCCCTGGCCCCTGCACTTCATTCGGCCGTTGGCTCATTGGCCTTGGCGGATGGCGTCCGCCGAGTGTTGACCATTGACCCTGCCCTTGAGCACGCTGCCGTTGCCGGATGCCACGGGAGCCGGCCAGCGCATGCTTGCCCCCGGCAGCACATAACCCAGCAGGCCTTCAGCCAGTGGCTTGCTCTGGCTGCCTTGCTGCACGACCACATCGGTCAGCCGCGCATGTACCGGGCCCGTGTTACGCAGTTCAATGTAGGGCTTGCCCTGCACCGTCACCGGGCGCCAACTGAGCTGCGGCTTGCCCACGCCCTCGGCATTGCGTCTGCCGTCAGGGTCGGCCTTGCCCCACAGCCCTTCGCCATAGACGAACAGCGGCACCGAATAGCGCATCTGCAATCGAATGGCCGCCGTCGCGCCGGGCTCGGCCTTGTCGACCGGGATGGCGGGCGGAATCTCGTCGATGATGATGCGGTAGGCCTGCTCCTGGCCGGCGGGTGAAGGGCCGGTACGGGTCAGGCGGATCAGTTGCTTCTGCCCGGGTGCAATGTTGGCGACCGGCGGGCTGCCGATAATCTCGCGCTGCGCCTGGAACTGCTCCTGGTAATCACCCTGGCGCCAGGCGAATACCCGCACCTGCAGGTTTGCCGGCGCAGTGCCGCGGTTTTCCAGCCACAACGCACCTGCCTTCTGGTCGGCCTCCAGCACCGGGTCGATCGGCCAGATCAGCACCGAAGTGGCCGCCCAGGCCGGCAGGCTTGCCAGCGACAATAATCCAGTCAATCCACGCGTCCACTTCGCGCCTGCCCGCATGCAGCTCTCCTTAGACACTTGTCATGGGTGGCGCTGGCCGTTACCAGGTCACCGTCACTTGCACCACATCGGTGTAGGTCCCTGCCGGCTGCGTGCCGGTCAGCTGAACCCGCCCGTACACCGGTAGCTTGATCGCCGTCGGGTCGGAATAGCTCACCGCCACGCTCTGACCGATCCCCAAGGCCTGGCTATAGGCGGCGTCCCGGTACAACTGGTAGGCCAGCACTTGCGTGCCACTGGTGCGCTTCAGGTTGCGTGTGCCACTGGCACTGTTTTGCCCGCCGTCCAGGCTCATGCTCATGGCCACGCCAGGCGTGCACTGGAACGTCACGGTAGAACCACCCAGCGATGTGCTGAGCAGCCCCGTGGACAGCGCCGACTGCGAGCCATAATCGAGCGTGCCGTAGCTGGTGACACCCCCCACCACCAGGCACCCGGCGACAACCTGCGCCGTCACCGTGAAGGTACTGGTAGTCACTGCCCCCAAAGGAGCGGCCAACAACACGCTGACGCCAGTCAGGCCTCCTGCCAGCCAGCCGCGCATGGGTCAGAACGACAGCTCGACCGAGATCGTGTCGCTGTACACCCCTGCGGGCAGGCCCGGCTTGCCGACGGCCTTGCCATAAAGGTTGACCGTCTGAGCGGCGCCGGTACTGGTCGGCAGGGTGATGGTGTCGTCGACCGCCAGCAGCGCCGTACGCCCCGCGTCGGTATAGAGGTCGTACGGTACAAAGTTGCCAGAACCATCGGCGAGCGCACGGGTGCCACCGCTCGACTGGCCATCATGCAGGCCTGCACTCACTTTGATCACAGGTACCGTACCTGCAGAGCACAGGATGCTCATGGCGCCTCCCCCGCCTCCCAGCACCTGGGCATCGGCGGTGACGAACAAGGCATCCTCGGTGCCGAAGTCCAGGGCACCGAAGTCAAGCCCCGACGTGCCCGACGTGCCATTGACCTGGCAGGCCGCAGTCAGCGTCAGGGTCGAGCTGATACTCCCTGTCACCGTGGCCGCCTGGGCCTGGGAAGCCAACGCCAGGCCCAGGCCTGCGAGGACGCAATATGAAAGGTTCGTTCGCATCGGAGTCTCCTTGCGTGGTTACCAGTCCAGGGTCACTCTGAGGGTGTCGCGGTAAAGCCCGGCCGGCAGCGCACGCGGTTGCGCCACTACCACACCGTAGATGGGAATCGGTACTTGCTGGCTGCTGCTAATGGTGAAGGCCCGTGCCTGGCCGACGCCGTAGCGGCTGTTGCCGCCTGGGTCAACCGCCAGCTGGTATGGAATCAGTTCACGGCCGTTGCTCAAGCGGCGAATGCCATCATCGCCATTGAGGCCACCATTGATACGCACGTTGAAGGCCCGAACCTCAGGCGTGCAACTGATCTGCAGGCTACCCTGACCGCCCACTTCGTCCACCTGGCTGCGCAACGGCTGGTCCCAGTTCGGACCGCGCTCGCCAAAGTCCAGTACGCCTGGGTCACCCAGCACGGCCGGTTGCGTCTCGTTGCTGCTGATCTGGCAAGACGCGCTGATCACCAGCCGCGCCTGGATGAAACCGGTGGTGCTGCCATGCACCGCACCGCCGGGGACCAGCAGCGGGCCGAGGGTGAGCAACAGGATCGAAGTGCGGCTCATGGCATGGCGTCCTTGTGCATAATGGCGTCCCTACCAGGTGACGGTGACTTTCAGCAGGTCGGCATAAACCCCTGCATCCGGCACCCAGGCCAATTTGTCGATACGCGCATACAACGGCAATTCAACCGAACCGCTGCCCGGTACACGCGCCGATTGGGCTACCCCCACTGCCAGCGGCTCACGCCAGGCAGCGTCACGGTACAAGCGGTAAGGAATGGGCCGCGCCAGGTGATCGTCGCTGGCCAGGTAGCGCAGTTCGCCGATGCCACCATGCTGGCCACCATCGACGCGCACCTGATAGGGCGTATCCGGGTTGCACTCCAGGCGCGGCGGACGCTGGCTCAACAGCACACCACTCAAGGGCGCGCCAGGGCCATCCAGGCGCGCCGTCGCCCCTAGGTCGATACGTCCCAGGGCCTGAGCTCCCGCATCGCGGGTCTGGTTGACCAGCATGCAGCCACGCTGCACCAGTACCCGCACTTCCACGAGAAAATCCGCCGCCACGGTACTGCCGCTGAACAACAGGCCGAACAGCGCGGCCAGCATGCGCTCCGTCACCTTGTTATCCTTATCGAAACGTCCTGAACTGAGCGTAGCAGTGAGGCGGCGCAGCCGATGTGGCATAAAGCCATTTTTTTTGTATTAGCGACAAAGCGATACCGTGGCATCAAAAAAAGCCAGTACCGCACAGAACCCGTGGCCACCCCGTGCCTCCAATGGCCAGGAGCCGGTAAATTCGCCGGGATTCTGTTAGGGTGAATCGTATTCGTCCCGCGCCAGACACCTGTGCCGTACACGGACGGACATGACAGGAGCTTTTTCAATCATGACTGCAGACAACTCACTGGCAGACGCCATGGAGCGCTGTGCCCAGGAACCGATCCAGGTTCCGGGCAGCATCCAGCCTCACGGCTTTCTGCTGGTGCTGGATGCCACCGACCTGCGTGTGCTGCAGGCCAGTGAAAATGTCGAGCACTGGTTGGGCTTGCCAGCCCGCGAACTGATCGGTTGCCACTTCGCCGACCTGGTTCACGAGGGCTTTGACCTGCACGCGCACCTGACACGGCTTCCCGAAGATGAAGTCTTCCCCTTCCACATTGGCGACGTGCGCTTGCGCCAGGGCGCCCCCATCAGTGCCCTGCTGCACATGCTGGTCCATTGCCACGATCAGGTACTGATTGCCGAGTTCGAACCGCCCCGCCTGCCAGCAGACCTGGTCGGGCAAGGCGACTATTACCCGTTGGTGCGCAGCTTTGTCGCCAGTCTGCAAGTGGCCAGCAGTATCGAAGACCTGCTGCAGCAAACGGTGTTGCAGCTCAAGCGGATCACCGGCTTTGGGCGGGTCAAAGCCTACCGTTTCGATGCCGAAGGCAATGGCCAGGTGCTGGCCGAGGTAGTCGACCCCGGCTACCCCAGCTACGCAGGCCTGTGTTTCCCGGCTGCAGACATCCCGCGCCAGGCGCGCGAGCTGTACCGGGTCAACCGTATCCGCGTGATCGAAGATGCCAACTATCAGCCCTCGCCACTGCTGCCCGCTACCAACCCGCGCACCGGCAAGCCGCTGGACATGAGTTTTGCTGCGCTGCGTAGCGTATCGCCCGTGCACCTGCAGTACATGCGCAACATGGGCACGCTGGCTTCGATGTCGCTGTCGATCGTGGTTGACGGCCAGCTGTGGGGGCTGATTTCCTGCCACCATCAACAGCCACGCCCGGTGGACCTGCGCACCCGCACGGCCTGCGAGCTGTTGGCCAGCGTGCTGTCGCTGCAGATAGAGTCCCGCGAGTCCCATGCCAGTACGCGCAAGCTGTTGACGCTGCGCCAGCACATCGTACGCATGATCTCGTCCATGGCCGACCACGACAGCGTAAGTGACGGCCTGCGCGACCTGCCTGAAGTGCTGCTGGCCTTCGCCGACGCGCAGGGCGCGGCAGTGATCTCGGCCGAGCGCTGTGACCTGATCGGCCAGACCCCGCCTGAAGCCCAGGTGACGGCGCTGGTGCACTGGCTAGGCCAACGTGACGAAGACAAGGTATTCCATAGCGACAACCTGCGCCGCGACATCACTGAGCTGCCCGAGCTGGCAAACCATGCTGGCGGGGTGCTGGCGGTGGCCATCTCGCAGATCCACTCGCACTACCTGCTGTGGTTCCGCCCCGAGCAGATACGCACGGTCAACTGGGCCGGCCAGCCGACCAAGCAGGTCGGGCCACAGGGCAACCTCGACCCGCGGCACAGTTTTGAACGCTGGCAGGAAGAACAGCGCGGCTATAGCCAGGCGTGGGACCCGCTGGTGATCGAGGGCGTGATAGAGTTGCGCGCCGCGGTACTGGGCATTGTCCTGCGCAAGGCCGAAGAACTGGCACAACTGGCTGGCGAATTGCGCCGTTCCAACAAGGAGCTCGAAGCGTTTTCCTACAGTGTTTCCCACGACCTGCGCGCCCCGCTGCGGCACATCGCCGGCTATACCGAACTGCTTGGCGAGATCGAAGGCCAAGGCTTGAGCGAACGCGGCAAGCGCTTCCTCCAGCATATCGGTGAGGCGGCGCACTTTGCCGGCAGCCTGGTCGACAACCTGCTCAACTTCTCGCAGATGGGCCGCTCGGCCTTGCGCCTGTCCGATGTCGACCTCAACGCCCTGGTCGAGGCCATTCGCAGCGAGCTGGCCCCCGATTACGAAGGTCGCGCAATCGTTTGGGACATCGCCCCGCTGCCCAAGGTGATCGGCGACCCGGCATTCATCAACATGGCCTTGCACAACCTGATAGCCAATGCCATCAAGTACACTCGCGGCCGTACGCCTGCTCGCATCGAGATCAGTGCCGTACAGCACCCTGAAGAAACCGAGGTCTGCATCCGCGACAATGGCGTGGGCTTCGACATGGCCTACGCCAACAAGCTGTTCGGCGTCTTCCAGCGCCTGCACCGCATGGAAGATTTCGAAGGCACCGGCATTGGCCTGGCGAGTGTACGCCGCATCATCGAGCGCCACGACGGTCGAGTCTGGGCCACTGGCCAGGTCGACCAAGGCGCCAGCTTCCACTTCACCCTACCCCGAAACACTGCTACCTGAGGCATCGCTACCATCATGCTCAAGCCCATTCTGCTGGTCGAAGACAACCCCCGAGACCTGGAGCTGACCCTGCTGGCCCTGGAGCGCAGCCAGTTGGCCAACGAGGTCATCGTGCTGCGTGACGGCGCCGATGCCCTCGACTACTTGCTGCGCCGCAACGCCTATGCCGAGCGCGATGACGGCAACCCTGCCGTGCTGTTACTCGACCTGAAACTGCCCAAGGTCGACGGCCTGGAAGTGCTCAAGGAAGTGCGCGCCACCGCAGAGCTGCGCAGCATCCCCACCGTGATGCTCACCTCGTCGCGCGAAGAGCCCGACCTGTTGCGTGCCTACGAGCTGGGGGTAAACGCTTATGTGGTCAAACCCGTGGAGTTCAAGGAATTCGTCACCGCCATCTCCGACCTCGGGGTATTCTGGGCAGTGCTAAACGAACCGCCACCCGGCTCACTGCGACTGAACCGTCGCGGTAGCAACTGAGGCCGCCGCAACGATGCAGCAAACGCCGTTGAAACTACTGATGGTCGAAGACAGCTCGATGGACGCTGAGCTTACCCTGATGCGCCTGGAGCGCAGCGGGCTGCATGTGCAGTCGCAGCTGGTGTTCGACCATGCGGGTGTCGAACATGCCCTGCGCCAGGCCCGCTACGACCTGATCCTGTGTGACTGCGTGCTACCAGGCTCGTCCGGCACAGAAGTGCTGGCCATCGCCCAACGCCTGGCACCCGACATCCCGTTCATATTCCTGTCCGGCATTTATGGCGAAGAGCACGCGGTGGAAATGATCCGCCTGGGCGCGACCGACTATGTGCTGAAGAAGAACCTGCCACTGCTGCCCAAAGCCGTGCGCCGGGCCCTGAGCGAAGTACAGGAACGCCAGCGCCGTCGCCGCGCCGAAGAGGCCTTGGCGGACGTCGAAGCACGTGCCCGCATCGCCATCGACGCCGCCGGCATGGGCACCTGGGACCTGCGCCCGCAAGAGGGCCTGTTGCTGTGGGATGACCGCTGCAAGACCTTGTTCGGCGTGCCCACCAGCACCGAAATGAGCCTTGAAGTGTTCTACGCCGGCATCTACCCCGACGACCTGCCACTGGTGCGCGAGGCGGTGGAACATGCCATGCGCCCGGAAAGTGACGGTCATTACCGCGTGGAGTTTCGGATCGCGCAACCCAATGGCCTGGAACCCCGCTGGTTGCTGAGCAGCGGCCAAAGCCAGTTCGTCGATGATCAGTGCGTTCGCTTCTCAGGCGTACTGCAGGACATCCACGCGCAACGCCAGGCCACCCAGGCGCTGCGTCAGCTGAACGAGATGCTTGGCGAGCGGGTCGAGCGCCGTACCCGCGAACGCGATCGTGCCTGGGAGCTGTCGCAAGATTTGCTGGCCGTGCTGAACAAAGACCTGACCCCGGTCGCACTGAACCCCGCCTGGGAAGCCAGCCTGGGCTTCTCACGCGAACGCCTGAGCCAGTCCTCCTTGCTGCACCTGCTGCCTGAGCACGACCAGGAACAGTTACTCACCGAACTGGCCGCCCTCGCCCATGGCCGCACCAGCGCGCGCTTTGTCGGCCGCATCCTGCATGCCGGCGGCCAACAGCGCTGGCTGTCGTGGGTGGTGGTGCCGGAGGACACCTTGCTGTACGTGGTGGCACGCGACATCACCAGCGAGCGCGAAGCCGCCCTGAGCCTGGCAGACGCCAACGCGCGGCTGCGCGAACAGATCAACGAGCGCGAGCGCATCGAGGCCGCTCTGCAGCAGATGCAGCGGCTGGAAGCGGTTGGGCAACTAACGGCTGGCGTGGCGCATGACTTCAATAACCTGCTGACGGTGATACTCACCGGTGCCAGCTTTCTGGAGCGCGATCTGGCCAAGGCCGACCTGGACAAGGCCCGCACTCGCCTCACCCATATCCGCGAAGCGGGCGAGCGTGGTGCCAAGCTGACCTCGCAGTTGCTGGCCTTCTCCCGCCGCCAGCGTCTGGAGCCGGTGCCGCTGAACCTCAACCGTACCCTGGCCGGCCTGGAAGAGCTGCTGCGCCGCACGCTGGGTGGCAACATCTCGGTACGGCTGGACCTTGACCTGGCCCTGTGGCAGGCACTGACCGACCCCACCCAGACCGAGATGATCATCCTCAACCTTGCGATCAATGCCCGCGATGCCATGTCCGACGGCGGCCAGCTGACCCTGACAACGCGCAACACCCTTATCGACAAGCGCCCGCAACGTCCGGAAGACCCGGACCCGGGCGAGTACGTGATGCTAAGCATCCGCGATACGGGTTGCGGCATGAGCGAAGAGGTGCTGGCCAAGGTATTCGAGCCTTTCTTTACCACCAAGGACATCGGCAAAGGTTCGGGCCTTGGCCTGGCCCAGGTGTTCGGCTTCGCCAAGCAGTCCGGTGGCGGCGTGCGCATCGACACCACACTCGGTCGCGGTACCGAAGTGGCGGTATACCTGCCGGCGGTAAAAGAGGAGATGGTGAACGAACCCGTGCCAGCAGTGCTCAGTCAGTCGATCAGCGAAAGCGGCCATAACCGCACGGTACTGCTGGTGGACGACGACCACCTGGTGCGCGACATGCTAGGCGATGTGTTACGCCAATACGGCTACCAGGTGCGCCAGGCGCACAGCGGCGAGCAGGCATTGGCCTTGCTGGATGACGACATTGACCTGCTGCTGACTGATTTCGCCATTCCCGAGTTCAATGGTGCACAACTGGCGCTGGCTGCCCGCGAACGGTATCCCCGCCTGCCGGTGGTGTTTCTTACCGGTTATGCGGAGTTGCAGGGGCTGGAACTGCCGGGCAGCCTGGTGATC encodes:
- a CDS encoding fimbria/pilus outer membrane usher protein, coding for MVSPALVLADDLPPPPTEMSAIAEATLYLDLVVNQMPRVDLIPVQQRAGRLYLDSDVLRAAGVSLPGNPQGEVALDSIAGLHTDYDSQNQRLLLQVPPAWLPEQQVGDRNLYPASDARSSFGALFNYDLYINDTDEGGTYLAAWNELRLFDSWGTFSSTGQWRQSFKGAQADDTRRGFMRYDTTWRFTDEQRLLTYEAGDFVTGALPWSSSVRVGGVQLSRDFAARPDLVTYPLPAFAGEAAVPTSLDLFINGFKSSTTELQPGPYTLTNVPFINGVGEAVVVTTDALGRQVSTTLPFYVTSSLLQKGLSDYSVAAGSLRRDYGVRDFSYGPGIASGSLRYGLSDMFTLETHAETAESLMLGGLGGNMRVGNFGVLNAALAQSRFEGDKGHQVALGYQYNSQRIGFGYQRLQRHGDYADLSRVVSPDMQLSKSSEQVTLSVNLNEYGSIGAGYFDVRAGDGTRTRLINLSYSKPLWGSSSVYLSANREVGDSQWAVQAQLVIPFDLHGTLALSMERSNEGETLQRVNYSRAVPAGVGVGYNLGYAAGSDRDAYRQADVTWRLQSVQLQAGTYGSSGEMTRWADASGSLVWMDAGVFAANRIDDAFVVVSTAGYADVPVRYENQEIGRTDAKGHLLVPYSSGYYRGKYEIDPMNLPPDVLAPDVEQRVAVRRGSGYLLEFPLKRVMAASVELVDGNQQVLKLGSRVTHAESGTQAVVGWDGLVYLENLSSHNRLQVALEGGGHCEVAFDLPEAQGSVPLIGPLVCR
- a CDS encoding fimbrial biogenesis chaperone, with translation MRAGAKWTRGLTGLLSLASLPAWAATSVLIWPIDPVLEADQKAGALWLENRGTAPANLQVRVFAWRQGDYQEQFQAQREIIGSPPVANIAPGQKQLIRLTRTGPSPAGQEQAYRIIIDEIPPAIPVDKAEPGATAAIRLQMRYSVPLFVYGEGLWGKADPDGRRNAEGVGKPQLSWRPVTVQGKPYIELRNTGPVHARLTDVVVQQGSQSKPLAEGLLGYVLPGASMRWPAPVASGNGSVLKGRVNGQHSADAIRQGQ
- a CDS encoding Csu type fimbrial protein — translated: MRGWLAGGLTGVSVLLAAPLGAVTTSTFTVTAQVVAGCLVVGGVTSYGTLDYGSQSALSTGLLSTSLGGSTVTFQCTPGVAMSMSLDGGQNSASGTRNLKRTSGTQVLAYQLYRDAAYSQALGIGQSVAVSYSDPTAIKLPVYGRVQLTGTQPAGTYTDVVQVTVTW
- a CDS encoding Csu type fimbrial protein, producing MRTNLSYCVLAGLGLALASQAQAATVTGSISSTLTLTAACQVNGTSGTSGLDFGALDFGTEDALFVTADAQVLGGGGGAMSILCSAGTVPVIKVSAGLHDGQSSGGTRALADGSGNFVPYDLYTDAGRTALLAVDDTITLPTSTGAAQTVNLYGKAVGKPGLPAGVYSDTISVELSF
- a CDS encoding Csu type fimbrial protein, whose amino-acid sequence is MSRTSILLLTLGPLLVPGGAVHGSTTGFIQARLVISASCQISSNETQPAVLGDPGVLDFGERGPNWDQPLRSQVDEVGGQGSLQISCTPEVRAFNVRINGGLNGDDGIRRLSNGRELIPYQLAVDPGGNSRYGVGQARAFTISSSQQVPIPIYGVVVAQPRALPAGLYRDTLRVTLDW
- a CDS encoding Csu type fimbrial protein, which encodes MTERMLAALFGLLFSGSTVAADFLVEVRVLVQRGCMLVNQTRDAGAQALGRIDLGATARLDGPGAPLSGVLLSQRPPRLECNPDTPYQVRVDGGQHGGIGELRYLASDDHLARPIPYRLYRDAAWREPLAVGVAQSARVPGSGSVELPLYARIDKLAWVPDAGVYADLLKVTVTW
- a CDS encoding ATP-binding protein, whose protein sequence is MTADNSLADAMERCAQEPIQVPGSIQPHGFLLVLDATDLRVLQASENVEHWLGLPARELIGCHFADLVHEGFDLHAHLTRLPEDEVFPFHIGDVRLRQGAPISALLHMLVHCHDQVLIAEFEPPRLPADLVGQGDYYPLVRSFVASLQVASSIEDLLQQTVLQLKRITGFGRVKAYRFDAEGNGQVLAEVVDPGYPSYAGLCFPAADIPRQARELYRVNRIRVIEDANYQPSPLLPATNPRTGKPLDMSFAALRSVSPVHLQYMRNMGTLASMSLSIVVDGQLWGLISCHHQQPRPVDLRTRTACELLASVLSLQIESRESHASTRKLLTLRQHIVRMISSMADHDSVSDGLRDLPEVLLAFADAQGAAVISAERCDLIGQTPPEAQVTALVHWLGQRDEDKVFHSDNLRRDITELPELANHAGGVLAVAISQIHSHYLLWFRPEQIRTVNWAGQPTKQVGPQGNLDPRHSFERWQEEQRGYSQAWDPLVIEGVIELRAAVLGIVLRKAEELAQLAGELRRSNKELEAFSYSVSHDLRAPLRHIAGYTELLGEIEGQGLSERGKRFLQHIGEAAHFAGSLVDNLLNFSQMGRSALRLSDVDLNALVEAIRSELAPDYEGRAIVWDIAPLPKVIGDPAFINMALHNLIANAIKYTRGRTPARIEISAVQHPEETEVCIRDNGVGFDMAYANKLFGVFQRLHRMEDFEGTGIGLASVRRIIERHDGRVWATGQVDQGASFHFTLPRNTAT
- a CDS encoding response regulator; this translates as MLKPILLVEDNPRDLELTLLALERSQLANEVIVLRDGADALDYLLRRNAYAERDDGNPAVLLLDLKLPKVDGLEVLKEVRATAELRSIPTVMLTSSREEPDLLRAYELGVNAYVVKPVEFKEFVTAISDLGVFWAVLNEPPPGSLRLNRRGSN
- a CDS encoding hybrid sensor histidine kinase/response regulator; the encoded protein is MQQTPLKLLMVEDSSMDAELTLMRLERSGLHVQSQLVFDHAGVEHALRQARYDLILCDCVLPGSSGTEVLAIAQRLAPDIPFIFLSGIYGEEHAVEMIRLGATDYVLKKNLPLLPKAVRRALSEVQERQRRRRAEEALADVEARARIAIDAAGMGTWDLRPQEGLLLWDDRCKTLFGVPTSTEMSLEVFYAGIYPDDLPLVREAVEHAMRPESDGHYRVEFRIAQPNGLEPRWLLSSGQSQFVDDQCVRFSGVLQDIHAQRQATQALRQLNEMLGERVERRTRERDRAWELSQDLLAVLNKDLTPVALNPAWEASLGFSRERLSQSSLLHLLPEHDQEQLLTELAALAHGRTSARFVGRILHAGGQQRWLSWVVVPEDTLLYVVARDITSEREAALSLADANARLREQINERERIEAALQQMQRLEAVGQLTAGVAHDFNNLLTVILTGASFLERDLAKADLDKARTRLTHIREAGERGAKLTSQLLAFSRRQRLEPVPLNLNRTLAGLEELLRRTLGGNISVRLDLDLALWQALTDPTQTEMIILNLAINARDAMSDGGQLTLTTRNTLIDKRPQRPEDPDPGEYVMLSIRDTGCGMSEEVLAKVFEPFFTTKDIGKGSGLGLAQVFGFAKQSGGGVRIDTTLGRGTEVAVYLPAVKEEMVNEPVPAVLSQSISESGHNRTVLLVDDDHLVRDMLGDVLRQYGYQVRQAHSGEQALALLDDDIDLLLTDFAIPEFNGAQLALAARERYPRLPVVFLTGYAELQGLELPGSLVIQKPVQADELARALNEMLGISG